Proteins co-encoded in one Ensifer sp. PDNC004 genomic window:
- the oppB gene encoding oligopeptide ABC transporter permease OppB: protein MISFILRRLASAVPTLFIVVTISFFLMRFAPGGPFNLERPLPPQTMANLMKTYQLDQPLWRQYTHYLSNAVTGDFGPSYVYKDNNVAELIGKGLPYSMELGFYALLIALIGGVTAGTIAALRQNSVLDFTIMSFSTIGVTVPNFVVGPVLTLVFAIVLAWLPAGGWGDGSLRFLILPMIALALPQLAVFARLTRGSMIEALHTDHIRTAKAYGLPSRTVVVTHAMRGAMLPVVSYLAPCAAALLTGSAVVETIFTIPGVGRYFVLGAINRDYTLVMGTVILVAIFVIVFNLLVDILYGLLDPRVRHD, encoded by the coding sequence ATGATTTCCTTCATCCTTCGCCGATTGGCGAGTGCGGTGCCGACCTTGTTTATCGTCGTCACCATTTCGTTTTTCTTGATGCGGTTCGCCCCTGGTGGCCCCTTCAACCTCGAGCGTCCTCTTCCGCCACAAACGATGGCGAACCTGATGAAGACGTACCAGCTCGACCAGCCTCTTTGGCGCCAATACACGCACTATCTCAGCAATGCGGTGACCGGCGACTTCGGGCCGAGCTATGTCTACAAGGACAACAACGTCGCTGAACTGATCGGCAAGGGTCTGCCCTATTCGATGGAGCTCGGCTTCTACGCGTTGCTGATTGCGCTGATCGGCGGCGTCACCGCCGGAACGATCGCGGCGCTTCGGCAAAACAGCGTGCTTGATTTCACCATCATGTCGTTTTCGACGATAGGGGTCACCGTGCCCAATTTCGTCGTCGGCCCGGTGCTGACGCTGGTCTTTGCAATCGTGCTCGCATGGTTGCCAGCCGGTGGCTGGGGTGATGGATCGTTGCGCTTCCTGATCCTGCCGATGATCGCGCTGGCGCTGCCGCAGCTTGCAGTTTTCGCGCGTTTGACGCGCGGCTCGATGATCGAGGCGCTGCATACCGACCATATCCGAACGGCCAAGGCCTATGGCCTGCCATCTCGAACGGTTGTCGTCACCCATGCCATGCGCGGTGCGATGTTGCCGGTCGTCTCCTATCTGGCGCCCTGCGCTGCGGCCCTTCTGACCGGCTCGGCCGTCGTCGAGACGATCTTCACTATTCCGGGCGTCGGCCGCTACTTCGTCCTTGGCGCTATCAACCGCGACTACACGCTGGTGATGGGCACGGTTATTCTCGTCGCCATCTTCGTCATCGTCTTCAATCTCCTGGTCGACATTCTCTACGGCCTGCTCGATCCGAGGGTTCGCCATGACTGA
- a CDS encoding peptide ABC transporter substrate-binding protein has protein sequence MASLKLNLSAAALLGSLLITASPALAEAVLHRGNAGEPQTLDQHHTSINIEAFILKDLYEGLTIYDASAKIVPGVAETWELSDDGTVYTFKLRADAKWSDGSPVTAEDFVFSFRRVEDPKTAAGYANILFPIKNAEKVNKGELPADQLGVKAVDEKTVEITLERPTPFFLELLAHQTALPVSKASVEKNGADFVKPGVMVSNGAFTLQAHVPNDSLTVVKNANYWDAANVKLDKVIFYPIDDQAASVRRFEAKEMDLVYNFSADQIDRLRTSYGEQVHVSPSLATYYYAFDTRQEPYSDVRVRQALSMAVDRDFLAKEIYAGSQLPAYSMVPPGIESYGEPSKAEFSTMSQLDREDKAIALMKEAGYGEGGKPLDIELRYNTNPNHERVATAVADMWKNTFGAKVSLVNLDVSSHYAYLQEGGKFNVARAGWQADYADAENFLALSVGSNKTFNYGHFENAEFDGLMKKSYDEQDPAARSKLMHDAEALLMKEQPIAPLLTQADLWLVASRVKGWADNAPNEHLSKFLSIAE, from the coding sequence ATGGCATCACTGAAACTCAACCTGAGCGCTGCTGCGCTACTCGGCTCTTTGCTTATCACAGCGAGCCCGGCGCTTGCCGAAGCTGTCCTGCATCGCGGCAACGCAGGTGAGCCGCAGACGCTCGACCAGCACCACACCTCGATCAACATCGAAGCGTTCATCCTCAAGGACCTCTATGAAGGCCTGACGATCTATGACGCCTCTGCCAAGATCGTCCCCGGTGTTGCTGAGACGTGGGAGCTTTCGGACGATGGCACGGTCTACACCTTCAAGCTGCGCGCCGATGCAAAGTGGTCGGACGGTTCGCCGGTAACGGCTGAAGACTTCGTTTTCTCCTTCCGCCGCGTTGAAGATCCGAAGACCGCAGCCGGCTACGCCAACATTCTCTTCCCGATCAAGAACGCTGAAAAGGTCAACAAGGGCGAACTGCCGGCCGACCAGCTCGGCGTAAAGGCCGTTGACGAAAAGACCGTCGAAATCACGCTTGAGCGTCCGACCCCCTTCTTCCTGGAACTGCTCGCGCACCAGACGGCGCTTCCGGTCAGCAAGGCAAGCGTCGAAAAGAACGGCGCAGACTTCGTCAAGCCGGGCGTCATGGTTTCGAACGGCGCATTCACGCTGCAGGCCCACGTTCCGAACGATAGCCTGACCGTCGTCAAGAACGCCAATTACTGGGATGCCGCCAACGTCAAGCTCGACAAGGTCATCTTCTACCCGATCGACGACCAGGCTGCCTCGGTTCGCCGCTTCGAAGCCAAGGAAATGGACCTCGTCTATAACTTCTCGGCTGACCAGATCGACCGTCTGCGCACGTCCTACGGCGAGCAGGTCCACGTCTCGCCGTCGCTCGCGACCTACTACTATGCCTTCGACACCCGCCAGGAGCCCTATAGCGATGTTCGCGTCCGCCAGGCCCTTTCCATGGCTGTAGACCGCGACTTCCTTGCCAAGGAAATCTACGCTGGCTCGCAGCTGCCGGCCTACTCGATGGTTCCCCCGGGCATTGAAAGCTACGGCGAGCCGTCCAAGGCCGAGTTCAGCACGATGTCGCAGCTCGACCGCGAAGACAAAGCCATCGCTCTGATGAAGGAAGCCGGTTACGGCGAAGGTGGCAAGCCGCTCGACATCGAGCTGCGCTACAACACCAACCCGAACCACGAGCGCGTCGCGACTGCCGTCGCCGACATGTGGAAGAACACCTTCGGCGCCAAGGTGTCGCTGGTGAACCTCGACGTGTCCTCGCACTACGCCTACCTGCAGGAAGGCGGCAAGTTCAACGTTGCCCGCGCCGGCTGGCAGGCTGACTACGCGGACGCCGAGAACTTCCTGGCGCTCAGCGTCGGTTCCAACAAGACCTTCAACTACGGCCACTTCGAAAACGCTGAATTCGACGGCCTGATGAAGAAGTCCTACGACGAGCAGGACCCGGCAGCCCGCTCCAAGCTGATGCATGACGCCGAAGCGCTGCTGATGAAGGAACAGCCGATCGCTCCGCTTCTGACACAGGCCGACCTGTGGCTGGTTGCCAGCCGCGTCAAGGGATGGGCCGACAATGCTCCGAACGAGCACCTCAGCAAGTTCCTGAGCATCGCCGAATAA
- a CDS encoding MerR family transcriptional regulator, with product MGAVRYKVAEAARLAGVSASTLRLWETQGLVVPERSPTGHRQYTENDLARLKRISWFRAERGLNPAAIREALDAEGAADDQPTSAASDGPENQVGRKLRSLRHAAGKTLEQVACEIGIAASVLSTLERTSQGVSVAVLHNIAEFFGTTVSSLAGEEEADARAVVRAGEWRTWPRTTPGVTVQLLADGRNQMDCHRFVLEPGASSEGAYGHEGEEFVYVLSGRVEFILDSDQFYDLGVGDSLYFESKRRHAWANRHDGETVLLWVNTPPTF from the coding sequence ATGGGCGCAGTGCGCTACAAGGTCGCCGAAGCGGCACGATTGGCGGGGGTTTCCGCCTCGACGCTGAGACTATGGGAGACGCAGGGTCTCGTTGTGCCCGAGCGCTCGCCGACGGGACATCGGCAGTACACCGAGAACGATCTTGCCCGATTGAAGCGCATCTCCTGGTTCCGGGCCGAGCGCGGTCTCAATCCGGCTGCGATCCGTGAGGCGCTGGACGCTGAAGGGGCTGCGGACGACCAGCCCACATCGGCGGCGAGCGACGGCCCTGAAAACCAGGTGGGGCGCAAGCTGCGCAGCCTCAGGCACGCCGCCGGCAAGACGCTGGAGCAGGTCGCCTGTGAGATCGGCATCGCCGCCTCGGTGCTTTCGACGCTGGAGCGCACCTCGCAGGGCGTCTCGGTCGCGGTGCTGCACAACATCGCTGAATTCTTCGGCACCACCGTTTCCAGCCTCGCCGGTGAAGAGGAGGCGGATGCGCGCGCCGTCGTTCGGGCCGGCGAATGGCGGACATGGCCGCGCACGACCCCCGGCGTCACGGTGCAGCTTTTGGCCGATGGCCGCAACCAGATGGACTGCCACCGCTTCGTGCTGGAGCCCGGCGCGTCCAGCGAAGGCGCCTATGGGCACGAGGGCGAAGAGTTCGTCTATGTCCTCTCCGGCCGGGTCGAGTTCATTCTCGACAGCGACCAATTCTACGACCTCGGCGTCGGCGACTCGCTCTATTTCGAAAGCAAGCGGCGGCACGCCTGGGCAAACCGTCACGACGGCGAAACCGTGCTTCTCTGGGTCAATACGCCGCCGACATTCTAG
- a CDS encoding DUF2092 domain-containing protein, whose product MLALAVLTAIPSTVTWAQGPDGANMRYSKEALQQALQTREQYDLSGLRFAIAKSTLRAGAELLDDVAAVLKRFPDWSLRIVVHTDASGGGEANQRLSQERAEMIKAALVKRGVPADRLIASGAGQMMPVASNNTAEGRALNRRVELVRVTDSPEAKKLLKAMSDYLAAQKALSFSYDSNLQVITSAGQKLGLSSSGTVNLSRPDKVHTTRSGGFVDTETLFDGKTLTLLGKNVNKYTQVEMQGTVDQLIDELRDKHGLPLPAADLLMTNAYDELMKGVYDAKDLGSGVINGQECDSLAFRKDDVDFQIWVAHGEQPYPCRLVITSSKVKGGPEYSLQIRDWKSGDGVPADDFAFKNATNAEKADVADLKQTLSELPDNFVVGDKK is encoded by the coding sequence ATGCTCGCGCTCGCCGTTCTGACTGCAATACCAAGCACCGTCACGTGGGCGCAGGGCCCGGATGGCGCAAATATGCGATACAGCAAGGAAGCCTTGCAGCAGGCATTGCAGACGAGAGAACAGTACGATCTCTCTGGCCTGCGCTTCGCCATCGCAAAGTCCACCTTGCGGGCCGGCGCTGAACTTCTTGACGACGTTGCCGCCGTGCTGAAGAGGTTCCCTGACTGGAGCTTGAGGATCGTCGTCCATACCGATGCGAGCGGCGGCGGGGAAGCCAACCAGCGTCTCTCTCAGGAACGTGCCGAAATGATCAAGGCCGCTCTGGTCAAGAGAGGGGTTCCCGCCGACAGGCTGATAGCCTCCGGTGCCGGTCAGATGATGCCGGTTGCCAGCAACAATACGGCGGAAGGTCGGGCGCTCAATCGCCGGGTCGAGCTCGTGAGAGTGACCGACTCGCCGGAAGCCAAGAAGTTGCTCAAGGCGATGTCCGACTACCTGGCCGCTCAGAAGGCCCTGTCGTTCAGCTATGATTCCAATCTTCAGGTCATCACCAGCGCAGGCCAGAAGCTTGGGCTATCGAGTTCCGGCACCGTGAACCTCAGCCGGCCGGACAAGGTGCATACGACCCGTTCCGGTGGGTTTGTCGATACCGAGACCCTGTTTGACGGGAAAACGCTCACGCTTCTCGGAAAGAACGTCAACAAGTACACCCAGGTGGAAATGCAAGGGACAGTCGATCAGCTGATCGACGAGTTGAGGGACAAGCATGGGCTGCCACTGCCGGCTGCAGACCTGCTGATGACCAATGCCTATGACGAACTGATGAAGGGCGTCTATGACGCCAAGGATTTGGGAAGCGGCGTCATCAACGGCCAGGAATGCGACTCCCTGGCGTTTCGCAAGGACGACGTGGATTTCCAGATCTGGGTCGCACACGGCGAACAACCGTATCCCTGCCGGTTGGTCATCACCTCCAGCAAGGTCAAGGGCGGGCCGGAATACAGCCTCCAGATCAGGGACTGGAAATCCGGAGACGGCGTGCCCGCGGATGACTTTGCTTTCAAGAACGCGACGAATGCCGAAAAGGCTGATGTCGCCGACCTCAAACAGACCTTGAGCGAACTGCCGGACAACTTCGTTGTGGGAGATAAAAAATGA
- the fba gene encoding class II fructose-bisphosphate aldolase (catalyzes the reversible aldol condensation of dihydroxyacetonephosphate and glyceraldehyde 3-phosphate in the Calvin cycle, glycolysis, and/or gluconeogenesis) has translation MALITLRQLLDHAAENDYALPAFNVNNLEYIQAVMRAADATDSPVILQASRGARSYAGDAFLRHLILGAAEEYPHIPVCLHLDHGDQPSTCISAITNGFTSVMMDGSLEKDGKTVASYEYNVAVTAEVVKIAHAAGVSVEGELGCLGNLETGAGDKEDGHGFEGKLSREELLTDPDQALDFVSRTGVDALAVAIGTSHGAYKFTREPDGDILSIETIAKINKKLPNTHLVMHGSSSVPKDLQDLFNTYGGKMKPTWGVPVSEIQKAIPLGVRKVNIDTDLRLAMTGTIRKNFAENPENFDPRTYLKPATALMTEVCRERFEAFRTAGKASKIRTLRLPEMAKRYAAG, from the coding sequence ATGGCATTGATCACATTGCGGCAACTGCTCGACCATGCGGCGGAGAACGACTACGCGCTGCCGGCGTTCAATGTGAACAATCTGGAATACATTCAGGCCGTCATGCGCGCCGCCGATGCGACCGACAGCCCGGTCATCCTCCAGGCAAGCCGTGGCGCCCGCTCCTACGCCGGTGACGCGTTCCTGCGCCACCTCATCCTGGGTGCCGCGGAAGAATATCCACATATCCCGGTCTGTTTGCATCTCGACCACGGCGACCAGCCGTCGACCTGCATCTCGGCCATCACCAACGGCTTCACCTCCGTCATGATGGACGGCTCGCTGGAGAAGGACGGCAAGACCGTTGCCAGCTATGAATACAATGTCGCCGTCACCGCGGAAGTCGTGAAGATCGCGCATGCGGCCGGCGTTTCGGTCGAAGGCGAACTCGGTTGCCTCGGCAACCTTGAGACCGGCGCAGGCGACAAGGAAGACGGCCACGGCTTCGAAGGCAAGCTGTCGCGTGAAGAACTGCTGACCGACCCGGACCAGGCGCTCGACTTCGTCAGCAGGACCGGCGTCGACGCGCTGGCCGTCGCGATCGGCACCAGCCACGGCGCCTACAAGTTCACCCGCGAGCCCGATGGCGACATCCTGTCGATCGAAACGATCGCCAAGATCAACAAGAAGCTGCCGAACACCCACCTCGTCATGCACGGTTCGTCGTCGGTGCCGAAGGATCTGCAGGATCTCTTCAACACCTATGGCGGCAAGATGAAGCCGACCTGGGGCGTTCCGGTCTCGGAAATCCAGAAGGCGATCCCGCTCGGCGTGCGCAAGGTCAACATCGACACCGACCTGCGTCTCGCCATGACCGGCACGATCCGCAAGAACTTCGCCGAAAACCCGGAGAACTTCGACCCGCGCACCTATCTGAAGCCGGCAACGGCGCTGATGACCGAAGTGTGCCGCGAGCGCTTCGAAGCCTTCCGCACCGCCGGCAAGGCCTCGAAGATCCGCACGCTGCGCCTGCCGGAAATGGCAAAGCGTTACGCGGCTGGCTGA
- a CDS encoding ABC transporter ATP-binding protein: MADTKETILAVRGLKVNFSTPDGTVEAVKGIDLDVRTGETLAVVGESGSGKSQTMMGIMGLLAKNGTVTGSARYRGQELVGLPPKALNQVRGAKVTMIFQEPMTSLDPLYPIGRQIAEPIVHHRGGSFKQARARVLELLELVGIPEPGRRIDSYPHELSGGQRQRVMIAMALANEPDLLIADEPTTALDVTIQAQILDLLKSLQQRFGMAIVLITHDLGIVKHFADRVAVMRRGEVVEQGTTADIFERPQADYTKMLLAAEPSGRKASPPDSAPIILEGRDVCVDYQIGGGLFKGGKSVFRAVDSVNLRLKEGQTIGVVGESGSGKSTLGRALLRLLPSSGHYRFGTTDISGFDRGQMRPLRRTLQLVFQDPYGSLSPRRTVGEIITEGLHVHEPELTRADRDRRASEALKEVGLDPASRNRYPHEFSGGQRQRIAIARAMILKPKVVILDEPTSALDRSVQGQVIELLRDLQRSHGLSYIFISHDLSVVKAMSDYVIVMKNGKIVEEGETDAIFEAPKQPYTKTLIGAAFNV; the protein is encoded by the coding sequence ATGGCAGATACCAAGGAAACCATCCTGGCCGTTCGCGGTCTCAAGGTGAACTTCTCGACACCTGACGGCACTGTCGAGGCGGTCAAGGGCATCGACCTCGATGTGCGCACCGGTGAAACGCTTGCCGTCGTCGGCGAGTCCGGCTCCGGCAAGAGCCAGACGATGATGGGCATCATGGGACTGCTCGCCAAGAACGGCACCGTGACCGGCTCGGCCCGCTACCGCGGGCAGGAGCTCGTCGGCTTGCCGCCGAAGGCGCTCAACCAGGTGCGCGGCGCGAAGGTCACCATGATCTTCCAGGAGCCGATGACCTCGCTCGACCCGCTCTACCCGATCGGTCGCCAGATCGCCGAGCCGATCGTCCATCACCGGGGCGGCTCGTTCAAGCAGGCGCGGGCGCGCGTGCTTGAACTGCTGGAACTCGTCGGCATCCCCGAGCCGGGACGCCGTATCGACAGCTACCCGCACGAGCTTTCGGGCGGCCAGCGCCAGCGCGTGATGATCGCCATGGCGCTTGCCAACGAGCCGGATCTGCTGATTGCCGACGAACCGACGACGGCGCTCGACGTGACGATCCAGGCGCAGATCCTCGATCTCCTGAAGTCGCTGCAGCAGCGCTTCGGCATGGCGATCGTGCTGATCACCCACGACCTCGGCATCGTCAAGCACTTTGCGGACCGCGTGGCCGTGATGCGCCGTGGCGAAGTGGTCGAACAGGGTACGACGGCCGACATCTTCGAGCGGCCGCAGGCCGACTATACGAAGATGCTGCTGGCTGCCGAGCCGAGCGGCCGCAAGGCATCTCCGCCCGACAGCGCGCCGATCATCCTGGAAGGCCGCGACGTCTGCGTCGACTACCAGATCGGCGGCGGTCTCTTTAAGGGCGGCAAGTCGGTCTTCCGCGCGGTCGACAGCGTCAATCTGCGCCTGAAGGAAGGGCAGACCATCGGCGTCGTCGGCGAGTCCGGTTCCGGCAAGTCGACGCTCGGCCGGGCGCTCCTGAGGCTCCTGCCGAGCAGCGGTCACTACCGCTTCGGCACGACGGATATTTCCGGCTTCGACCGTGGCCAGATGCGGCCGTTGCGCCGCACCCTGCAGCTCGTCTTCCAGGATCCCTACGGCTCGCTTTCGCCACGGCGCACCGTCGGTGAAATCATCACCGAAGGCCTGCACGTGCACGAGCCCGAGCTCACCCGTGCTGACCGTGACCGCCGGGCGTCGGAAGCGTTGAAGGAAGTGGGGCTCGATCCCGCCTCCCGCAATCGCTACCCGCACGAGTTCTCGGGTGGCCAGCGCCAGCGCATCGCAATCGCCCGCGCCATGATCCTGAAGCCGAAGGTCGTCATCCTCGACGAGCCGACTTCCGCGCTCGACCGTTCGGTCCAGGGCCAGGTGATCGAACTGTTGCGCGACCTGCAGCGTTCGCACGGGCTTTCCTACATCTTCATCAGCCACGACCTTTCGGTGGTGAAGGCGATGTCGGACTACGTGATCGTCATGAAGAACGGAAAGATCGTCGAAGAAGGCGAGACCGACGCGATCTTTGAGGCGCCGAAGCAGCCTTATACCAAGACGCTGATTGGCGCTGCCTTCAACGTCTGA
- a CDS encoding DUF2254 domain-containing protein, translating to MAETWRAARTAQGGFGFEVMASAIVGGQGHMNWSRLYRFKNYMRSSLWIIPFFALIVEQVLFRTVMAHDDWTTWVPPWPLSVEGTVAAMQAIISLALSFIVFTFGSLLVAIQIASGQLTPRIIAITLLRDNVIRFTVGLFIFTLLFAIGVISRVNASAPPSIVWISGVLGVLSLAAFLYFIDYSARLLRPVSIIHRVAEQGFAMIEAVYPDNLRETSEEPPPNGSLGPPDRVVTHIGSSDIVLAVDMKFLASRAARAGGIVELVARIGDFVSYGQPLFRLYGGAKTISSHDLRSSVAFGRERTVEQDPTFAFRIIVDIATKALSKAINDPTTAVLAIDQLHRLLRSVGNRNLRNDSVFDPQGRLRVMFRTPDWGDFVQLTCREIRIYGADNLQIARRLHAMIDNLEEVLPDCRKSVLRVERELLDRMIDKVYLLPEDAALARIADTQGLGGSVNA from the coding sequence ATGGCAGAGACGTGGCGCGCCGCGAGGACTGCGCAAGGCGGCTTCGGTTTCGAGGTGATGGCGTCGGCCATCGTCGGGGGGCAAGGTCACATGAACTGGAGCAGGCTGTATCGGTTCAAGAACTACATGCGGTCCTCGCTCTGGATCATCCCCTTCTTTGCGCTTATCGTGGAGCAGGTTCTGTTTCGCACGGTGATGGCGCACGATGACTGGACAACCTGGGTGCCGCCGTGGCCCTTGAGCGTCGAGGGTACCGTCGCTGCGATGCAAGCGATCATCAGCCTCGCGCTTTCCTTCATCGTCTTCACGTTTGGGTCGCTGCTCGTTGCGATCCAGATCGCCAGCGGTCAATTGACGCCGCGCATCATCGCCATCACGCTTCTGCGCGACAACGTCATTCGTTTCACCGTGGGCCTGTTCATCTTCACGCTGCTCTTTGCGATCGGGGTGATCAGTCGGGTAAACGCATCGGCCCCGCCCTCGATCGTCTGGATCTCCGGCGTCCTCGGCGTCCTCTCATTGGCCGCCTTCCTCTATTTCATCGATTACTCCGCCCGTCTCTTGCGTCCGGTCAGCATCATCCACCGTGTTGCCGAGCAGGGTTTCGCCATGATCGAAGCCGTGTACCCCGACAATCTCAGGGAGACGAGCGAAGAGCCGCCGCCAAACGGTTCACTTGGCCCGCCCGATCGGGTGGTCACGCATATCGGCTCCTCAGACATCGTTCTCGCCGTGGACATGAAGTTTCTGGCAAGCCGGGCGGCGCGGGCTGGCGGTATCGTCGAGCTGGTCGCCCGTATTGGTGACTTCGTCTCCTATGGGCAGCCGCTCTTTCGGCTCTATGGCGGCGCCAAGACGATCTCGTCCCACGATCTTCGCAGCAGCGTGGCCTTCGGGCGCGAGCGGACGGTCGAACAGGACCCGACCTTCGCCTTCAGGATCATTGTCGACATCGCCACCAAGGCGCTTTCCAAGGCGATCAATGACCCGACGACGGCGGTTCTGGCCATTGACCAGCTGCATCGTTTGCTGCGCAGCGTCGGCAACCGTAACCTGCGCAACGACAGCGTCTTTGACCCGCAGGGCCGCCTGCGCGTGATGTTCAGGACTCCGGATTGGGGAGATTTCGTACAGCTGACATGCCGCGAGATCAGGATCTACGGCGCCGATAACCTGCAGATCGCGCGAAGGCTGCACGCCATGATCGACAATCTCGAGGAGGTCCTGCCCGATTGCCGGAAATCCGTCCTGCGCGTCGAACGCGAGCTGCTCGACCGGATGATCGACAAGGTCTACCTGCTGCCGGAAGACGCGGCACTTGCAAGGATCGCGGATACCCAGGGGCTCGGCGGGTCGGTTAACGCGTGA
- a CDS encoding ABC transporter permease, with protein MTDIAQTPASTPETKGRSLFQLAAMRFRRNRAAMAGCFMLALIALFSFLGPFFVPHTYDQVFPSYVSISPSLEPRPDTSTLQDVMEGVATRARVTLKEFNLEGETFTATITSEQPIDSRATRYFDRANEFRDTQVVASENDGKTLKVTGQVDREYFPFGTDSNGRDLLVRVMLGGQISIAVGLLASLVSLGIGVVYGATSGYIGGRVDNVMMRLVEIMYSLPFVFLVVVLVVFFGRSFILIFLVIGAVEWLDMARIVRGQTLALKRREFVGAAQALGLTDWQIIRRHIIPNTIGPVIVFVTVVVPKVILLESFLSFLGLGVQAPLTSWGALISEGANNIQSAPWLLIFPAIFFVLTLFSLNFVGDGLRDALDPKDR; from the coding sequence ATGACTGATATCGCCCAGACCCCGGCGTCGACGCCGGAAACGAAGGGGCGCAGCCTCTTCCAGCTCGCCGCCATGCGCTTCCGCCGCAACCGCGCCGCCATGGCCGGCTGCTTCATGCTGGCGCTGATCGCACTGTTCTCGTTTCTCGGTCCGTTCTTCGTTCCGCACACCTATGACCAGGTGTTCCCGTCCTACGTCTCGATCAGCCCGAGCCTCGAGCCACGGCCGGATACGTCGACGCTTCAAGACGTGATGGAAGGTGTCGCCACCCGGGCACGCGTCACGCTGAAGGAGTTCAATCTCGAGGGTGAAACCTTCACCGCGACGATTACCTCCGAACAGCCGATCGATTCCCGTGCCACGCGCTACTTCGACCGCGCCAACGAATTCCGCGATACCCAGGTGGTGGCATCGGAAAACGACGGCAAGACGCTGAAGGTGACCGGCCAGGTCGACCGGGAATATTTCCCCTTCGGCACGGATTCCAACGGCCGCGACCTGCTCGTTCGCGTCATGCTCGGCGGCCAGATCTCGATCGCCGTCGGCCTGCTCGCGAGCCTCGTGTCGCTCGGCATCGGCGTCGTCTACGGCGCGACATCGGGCTATATCGGCGGCCGCGTCGACAACGTCATGATGCGCCTGGTGGAGATCATGTATTCTCTGCCCTTCGTCTTTCTCGTCGTCGTGCTCGTCGTGTTCTTCGGCCGCTCGTTCATCCTGATCTTCCTGGTGATCGGGGCGGTGGAATGGCTTGACATGGCCCGTATCGTGCGCGGCCAGACATTGGCGTTGAAACGTCGAGAATTCGTCGGCGCCGCTCAGGCGCTCGGTCTCACGGATTGGCAGATCATCCGCCGGCACATCATCCCCAACACGATCGGCCCGGTCATCGTTTTCGTGACCGTCGTCGTGCCCAAGGTGATCCTGCTCGAGAGCTTCCTCTCCTTCCTCGGCCTCGGCGTTCAGGCGCCGCTGACGAGCTGGGGGGCGCTGATCTCGGAAGGCGCAAACAACATCCAGTCGGCGCCGTGGCTTCTGATCTTCCCGGCCATCTTCTTCGTCCTGACGCTGTTCTCGCTGAACTTCGTCGGCGACGGCCTGCGCGACGCGCTCGACCCGAAGGATCGCTGA